AGGTGCCTGGTGGCGGTGATGGTGTGGGCGTCCTCGCCGGTGAGGCCGACGGCGAGCGGGCCGTGCTGGTTGAGCAGCCCGACGAGCTCGCGCTGGACCTGGCCGGCGAGCACCATCCGTACGACGTCCATGGCGTCCTCGGTGGTGACCCGCAGGCCCGCCTTGAACTCGCTGACGATGCCGTGCCGGTCGAGGGCGGCGCTGATCTGCGGGCCGCCGCCGTGCACGACGACCGGCTTGAGTCCGGCGTGGCGCAGGAAGACGACGTCCTGGGCGAAGGCCGCCTTCAGCTCGTCGTCGATCATGGCGTTGCCGCCGAACTTGATGACGACGGTCTTGCCGTGGTGGCGGGTGAGCCAGGGCAGGGCCTCGATCAACGTCTGGGCCTTCGGGAGGGCGGTGTGCTTCCGCGTGGCGTTGGTCATGACGAGTAGGCGCTGTTCTCGTGGACGTAGTCGGCGGTCAGGTCGTTGGCCCAGATCACGGCGGACTCGGAGCCGGCGGCGAGGTCGGCGGTGATGACGACCTCCCGGTAGCGCATGTCGACGAGGTCGCGGTCCTCGCCGACGGAGCCGTTCTTGCAGACCCACACGCCGTTGATGGCGACGTTCAGCTCGTCGGGCTCGAAGGCGGCGCCCGTGGTGCCGATGGCGGAGAGCACGCGGCCCCAGTTGGGGTCCTCGCCGTGGATGGCGCACTTGAGGAGGTTGTTGCGGGCGATGGAGCGGCCCACCTCGACGGCGTCGTCCTCGGTCGCCGCGTTGATCACCTCGATGCGGATGTCCTTGCTGGCGCCCTCGGCGTCGCCGATGAGCTGGCGGGCGAGGTCGGCGCAGACCTCCCGGACGGCCTCGGCGAAGTCGTCCTGGGCGGGGGCGGTGCCGGAGGCGCCGGAGGCGAGCAGGAGGACGGTGTCGTTGGTGGACATGCAGCCGTCGGAGTCGACCCGGTCGAAGGTGAGCCGGGTGGCGGTCCGCAGCGCGGTGTCGAGGCCCTCGGCGTCCACGTCGGCGTCGGTGGTGAGGACGACGAGCATGGTGGCGAGGCCGGGGGCGAGCATGCCCGCGCCCTTCGCCATGCCTCCGACCGTCCAGCCGTCCTTCGTGACCACGGCGGTCTTGTGGACGGTGTCGGTGGTCTTGATGGCGATGGCGGCCTTCTCACCCCCGTGCGCGGAGAGTTCGGCGGCGGCCTTCTCGACGCCCGGGAGGAGCTTGTCCATCGGCAGGAGGACGCCGATCAGGCCGGTGGAGGCGACGGCGACCTCGCCGGCGCCGACCTCGGTGCCCTGGCCGCTGAGGACCTCGGCGACCTTCTCGGCGGTGGCGTGGGTGTCCTGGAAGCCCTTGGGGCCGGTGCAGGCGTTGGCGCCGCCCGAGTTGAGGACGACCGCGGTCAGTTCGCCGTCGGCGAGGACCTGCTGGGACCAGACGACCGGGGCGGCCTTGACGCGGTTGGACGTGAAGACTCCCGCGGCGGCGCGGCGCGGCCCGGTGTTGACCACGAGGGCCAGGTCCGGGTTGCCGTTCTGCTTGATCCCGGCGGCGATGCCCGCCGCCGTGAATCCCTGCGCTGCGGTGACGCTCATGGAGCGACTCCAATCGTGGAGAGTCCGGTGTCCTCGGGAAGGCCGAGGGCGATGTTCATGCTCTGCACCGCGCCGCCGGCGGTGCCCTTGGTGAGGTTGTCGATGGCGCTGATCGCGATGATCCGGTGCGCGTCGGCGTCGTACGCGACCTGGAGGTGGACGGCGTTGGAACCGTGGACGGACGCCGTCGCGGGCCACTGCCCCTCGGGGAGGAGGTGGACGAAGGGCTCGTCCGCGTACGCCTTCTCGTAGGCGGCGCGGACGGCCTCGGCGGTCGTGCCGGGCTTCGCGGCGGCGGTGCAGGTGGCGAGGATTCCGCGGGGCATCGGGGCCAGGGTCGGGGTGAAGGAGACCGAGACCCGCTCGCCGGCCGGGCCGGACAGGTTCTGGATCATCTCCGGGGTGTGCCGGTGGCCGCCGCCGACGCCGTACGGGGTCATGTTGCCCATCACCTCGCTGCCGAGGAGGTGCGGCTTGAGGGCCTTGCCCGCGCCGGAGGTGCCCGAGGCGGCGACGATCACGGCCTCGGGGGCGGCGAGCCCGTCCGCGTACGCCGGGAAGAGGGCGAGCGAGACGGCGGTGGGGTAGCAGCCGGGCACCGCGATGCGCTTGGACCCCTCCAGCGCGGCGCGGGCACCCGGCAGTTCGGGGAGGCCGTAGGGCCAGGTGCCGGCGTGCGGGGAGCCGTAGTACGCCTCCCAGTCGGCCGGGTCCTTCAGCCGGAAGTCGGCGCCCATGTCGACGACGAGGACGTCCGGGCCGAGCTGCTCGGCGACGGCGGCGGACTGGCCGTGCGGCAGGGCGAGGAAGACGACGTCGTGGCCGGCCAGCTCCTCGGCGGTGGTGGGCGCGAGAACCCGGTCGGCGAGCGGCAGCAGGTGGGGCTGGAGGCCGCCGAGCTTCTGGCCGGCGTTGGAGTGGCCGGTCAGGGTGCCGATCTCGACGTGGGGGTGCGCGAGGAGCAGGCGCAGGAGTTCCCCGCCCGCGTATCCGCTCGCGCCTGCGACTGCTGCTCGTACCGTCATCGAAACCCTCCTCATGGATGGCATGACTATACGTGTCGCCGTAGTTTTATGCAACGAGCCGCATGAGGTCGCGCGAAGGGTTCACTCCCCAGGGTGCCGGGGGCCCGGGCGGGGCGCATCCGCGACGCTCCCCTATTTAGTAGCCATGTACATAGTAGCCATGTACTGTATCCGTCATGAGCAAGGGAACCCCGGGCCCGACGCCCGGCTTTCTGGTGTGGCGGCTCGCCAACAAGTGGCGGGTCGCGGTCGACCGCGCCGTGGCCCCGCTGGGCCTCACGCACGCGCAGTACTCGCTGGTCGCGTCGCTGCACGGCATGCAGCGCAACGGAGAGCGGCCCAGCCAGCGGCGGCTCGCCGACCACACCGGGATGGAGGCGCTGTACGTCTCCAAGCTCGCCCGCTCCCTGGAGTCGGCCGGGCTGATCGAGCGGGTACGGGACCCCCGGGACCCGCGCGCCGTGCAGCTCTCCCTCACCGAGGAGGGGCGGACCGTCACCCGGCGGGCCGTCGCCGTGGTGCAGGACCTGCTCCAGCAGCTCCTGGAGCCGCTGGGCGGCCTCGACGGGGCGCGGACCCACGCGTTCACCGCGGAGCTGGCGGCCCTGCTCGACGTGCCCCTCGTTCCCTCCGCCACTCCCTCGGCACCCTCCGCACCGCCGGCACCCTCGGCACCCTCCGCACCTTCCGTACGAGAACAGACCGGTACGACCACCGACGAGACCACTCAGGGGGCAACACCATGACCACGAACACCACCGCGCCCGCCGCCGACTCCCGCATGCTCGGCCTGGCCCACTACGCGGCCCGGGGCGTCCTGGAGCACGTCCTTGGCCGGCACGGCGTCACGTTCCTCCAGCAGATATCGCTGCGCGCGGCGGTCACCGCCGACGCCCCGTCGACCCCGGACGAGCTCGTCGCCCGGGTCCGCGCGAGCGTCAAGGGCGACCCGGCCGACGCCCACGCCGCCCTCGACGCCCTGCTGACCAAGGCCCTGCTCGTCGCCGAGGGTCCCCACCTCCTGCCCACGGACGCCGGCCGCGAGCTGCTCGCCACCGTCGCCGCCGAGGCGGCCCCCCTCTCGGCCCGCGTCTGGGGCGGCATCCCGCCCGAGGACCTGGCGGCCGCCGGCCGCGTCCTCGCCCTCGTGACCGAACGCGCCGACCGGGAGCTGGCGGCGCTGGAGCGCGCGACGGAGGTCTGACGGCCCTTCGCGGCCTCGCGGCCTCGCGGCCTCGCCGAGAACGACCGGTCCCGATGGCCTAAAGTCCCCCTCACCTGCGTGTACGACAGGAACACGTCAGGCACGGACACGGCACGAGAACGAGGGGGACGGTCGCCGTCGCGGCCTCCCCCGGTGGGGGGACCACCATGACCGAGACGGTCGACGAAAGACGGGCGGCCGACACCGGCTGCCCTGACTGCGGAACCGCCCTGACCGGCGGCGGCGCCTACGTCGCCTGGTGCGCCGGCTGCGGCTGGAACACCGATCCCGGCGCCAGCGAGGAGGCACCGCCAGCCGGGCGGATCGACCGGGTGAGGCGGCGGCTCGCCCACCGTTACGGGGAACAGCTCTTCGCCGACCTCATCGCGAGCGGCGGGCCCGGCGAGCCCGGCCCGTCCGACGAGTCCGGCGAGAAGGCGTCCCGGGCCGGACGCGGCCGGTCCGGGTGGCTCGCCACCTGCCTCGCCCTGGCCGTCCACGGCCTCACCCTCGCCCTCCTCGGCGGCGGCATCGCGATGATCGCCGCGGGCCAGGGCCTCGTCCCGGTCCTCGGCGCGCTCCCGCTCCTCGTCGCGCTGGTGCTCCGGCCCCGCCTCGGCAGCCTCCGGAAGACCGCCGCGCACCTGCCCGTGCTGCGCCGCGCCGACGCGCCGGAACTCTTCGGCCTTCTCGACGACGTCGCCGCCGCGGTCGGCACCACGGGGGTCGAGGCGGTGGTGGTCGACGCCGACGTGAACGCCTCCGTGCGCACCTACGGCATCCGCCGGCAGCGGGTCCTGACCGTGGGCCTCGGACTGTGGGAGACGCTCTCCCCACAGGAACGGGTCGTCCTCCTCGGCCACGAGTTCGGCCACTACGCGCACGGCGACACCCGTCACGCCCTCGTCGTCTCCACCGCCTTCCAGTCCCTCGACACCTGGTCGTACACGCTGGCCCCGCAGCCGTCCGAGTCACTGCTCGACGACCTGACGAACCTCGCGACCGCGCTGCCCCGGATGGCCGTCGACGGGGTGGCGGGCCTGCTGGACCACCTGACGCTGCGGGGCGCGCAGCGCGCCGAGTACCTGGCCGACGAGGCCGCCGCCCGGACCGGCGGCTCGCGGGCCGCCGCCGCGCTGATGGACCGGCTGCTCAGCGCCGACGCCGTGGCGGGCATGCTCCGCCGGGAGGCCGTCGCCACCCGCACCCGGCGGACCGGCGCCCGCTCCGAGGACGCCGCCGAGGGCCTGTGGCAGCGACTCGCCGCCCAGGCCGGCGCGGTCCCCGCCTCCGAGTACGAGCGGCTGCGCCGCGTCGCCGAGCTCCGCGGGCACAGCGTCGACAGCACCCATCCGCCCACGCACCTGCGACACCGGCTCCTCGCCGCGGGCGCCTTCGCGCCCCGGATCGTGCTGGACGCCGAGCGGGCCGCACGCGTCGACGCCGAACTCGGCGACGCACGGCGGACGCTCGCCCGCGAGCTGCTGCTGCGCGGCTGAGCCCTGCCCGGGCCCCCTGCCGGCCGACCGGCGGGCCGCGTCGCCGGCCTACGGGGTCGGCCCGGGGGCGCCGGGGCTCCTCGGGGTCGCGGCCGTCTGTCGGTTCCTCGCGGAGGCGGGTACGGGCGGGGCGGGGAGGGTTCCTTCGGCCCGGAAGGCGTCCAGGGGGTGCCCCAGGCGGGCGGCCAGGTCGAGCGTCTCGTCGAGCCCGGCGTCCGGCTCGCCGAGGCCCGCCGCGGCCAGGCCCGTCGGCGCCCCGCCCGCGTCGAGGAGCGCCGCCCACTGGCGCCGGTCCAGTACCAGGTACAGCAGGCCGGGCAGCTCCGCGAGGACCGACGGGTCGGCGAGCGGCACCCCGCTCAGGGCCAGGCCGCAGAGGCCGGGGACCGTGCGGAGCGGAGCCAGGTCGACCGGTGCAGCGGCACCCGTCAGGCGCAGGGCGCGAAGGCGGGGATGGCCGGCGAGCGGGGCCAGGCCGCCCGCGGTGCCGGTCAGGGCGGTGGTCAGCGACTCGACCGGGGCCGTACGGAGCGGGGTCAGGTCCCGGGCCGACGCCCCGCCGTACAGGGTCACCCGGCGCAGGGCCGGGGCGCCCGCGAGGGCGCCGAGGTCGACGGGGCCGTCCGCGCCGCGCGCCTCGACCTCCTGGACCTCCGGGCCGGGCGGCTCCGCCACCGTGCCGGGGCGCGGCCGGAGCCGCTGGGCGGAGCTGAGGGCGCGGTCGAGCCAGACGTTCCCGTCGGCGACCTCGTACGCGCCCCGCTCCAGCTCGCCGAGCGCCCACCTCAGCAGCGCCGTGACCGACTCCGTGAGGTACGTGGCGCCGTGGGCGTGGTCGCGGCCGACGACGATGACCTGTCCGGGGTGGCCGTGCCGGGCCGGGGCCAGGTCCACCGCCCGGTAGTTGCCGTCCTCGTTGGTGAGGAACGGGATCCGGGTGGGATCGCCGGTGCAGCGCCGCACCCGCCGGGGCGGTTCGGCGTCGAGGATCACCGCGTCCCAGCCGAG
The Streptomyces roseofulvus genome window above contains:
- a CDS encoding M48 family metallopeptidase, with protein sequence MTETVDERRAADTGCPDCGTALTGGGAYVAWCAGCGWNTDPGASEEAPPAGRIDRVRRRLAHRYGEQLFADLIASGGPGEPGPSDESGEKASRAGRGRSGWLATCLALAVHGLTLALLGGGIAMIAAGQGLVPVLGALPLLVALVLRPRLGSLRKTAAHLPVLRRADAPELFGLLDDVAAAVGTTGVEAVVVDADVNASVRTYGIRRQRVLTVGLGLWETLSPQERVVLLGHEFGHYAHGDTRHALVVSTAFQSLDTWSYTLAPQPSESLLDDLTNLATALPRMAVDGVAGLLDHLTLRGAQRAEYLADEAAARTGGSRAAAALMDRLLSADAVAGMLRREAVATRTRRTGARSEDAAEGLWQRLAAQAGAVPASEYERLRRVAELRGHSVDSTHPPTHLRHRLLAAGAFAPRIVLDAERAARVDAELGDARRTLARELLLRG
- a CDS encoding SMI1/KNR4 family protein, which encodes MTERERAVGEIVAVFAEAAPVGWRRAAFHWQESDGGISMGGGYETADGGQQRLPLRTVHRRLVEPARVLRESCGTSGSTAELECAADGTYRLVVAPTAGTRPGLGGGGIILDPAARLPEPGLAEETGTAAPAGDPEEAVALFRAILARRAALLGGPERLPAPARESAIETAERRLGARLPADLRALYALADGDLVDGRHRDVLGEAGWLSLDGMVAAHAHQAVPDWMGWSLGWDAVILDAEPPRRVRRCTGDPTRIPFLTNEDGNYRAVDLAPARHGHPGQVIVVGRDHAHGATYLTESVTALLRWALGELERGAYEVADGNVWLDRALSSAQRLRPRPGTVAEPPGPEVQEVEARGADGPVDLGALAGAPALRRVTLYGGASARDLTPLRTAPVESLTTALTGTAGGLAPLAGHPRLRALRLTGAAAPVDLAPLRTVPGLCGLALSGVPLADPSVLAELPGLLYLVLDRRQWAALLDAGGAPTGLAAAGLGEPDAGLDETLDLAARLGHPLDAFRAEGTLPAPPVPASARNRQTAATPRSPGAPGPTP
- a CDS encoding MarR family winged helix-turn-helix transcriptional regulator, giving the protein MSKGTPGPTPGFLVWRLANKWRVAVDRAVAPLGLTHAQYSLVASLHGMQRNGERPSQRRLADHTGMEALYVSKLARSLESAGLIERVRDPRDPRAVQLSLTEEGRTVTRRAVAVVQDLLQQLLEPLGGLDGARTHAFTAELAALLDVPLVPSATPSAPSAPPAPSAPSAPSVREQTGTTTDETTQGATP
- the argC gene encoding N-acetyl-gamma-glutamyl-phosphate reductase, with product MTVRAAVAGASGYAGGELLRLLLAHPHVEIGTLTGHSNAGQKLGGLQPHLLPLADRVLAPTTAEELAGHDVVFLALPHGQSAAVAEQLGPDVLVVDMGADFRLKDPADWEAYYGSPHAGTWPYGLPELPGARAALEGSKRIAVPGCYPTAVSLALFPAYADGLAAPEAVIVAASGTSGAGKALKPHLLGSEVMGNMTPYGVGGGHRHTPEMIQNLSGPAGERVSVSFTPTLAPMPRGILATCTAAAKPGTTAEAVRAAYEKAYADEPFVHLLPEGQWPATASVHGSNAVHLQVAYDADAHRIIAISAIDNLTKGTAGGAVQSMNIALGLPEDTGLSTIGVAP
- the argJ gene encoding bifunctional glutamate N-acetyltransferase/amino-acid acetyltransferase ArgJ, which codes for MSVTAAQGFTAAGIAAGIKQNGNPDLALVVNTGPRRAAAGVFTSNRVKAAPVVWSQQVLADGELTAVVLNSGGANACTGPKGFQDTHATAEKVAEVLSGQGTEVGAGEVAVASTGLIGVLLPMDKLLPGVEKAAAELSAHGGEKAAIAIKTTDTVHKTAVVTKDGWTVGGMAKGAGMLAPGLATMLVVLTTDADVDAEGLDTALRTATRLTFDRVDSDGCMSTNDTVLLLASGASGTAPAQDDFAEAVREVCADLARQLIGDAEGASKDIRIEVINAATEDDAVEVGRSIARNNLLKCAIHGEDPNWGRVLSAIGTTGAAFEPDELNVAINGVWVCKNGSVGEDRDLVDMRYREVVITADLAAGSESAVIWANDLTADYVHENSAYSS
- a CDS encoding MarR family transcriptional regulator — its product is MTTNTTAPAADSRMLGLAHYAARGVLEHVLGRHGVTFLQQISLRAAVTADAPSTPDELVARVRASVKGDPADAHAALDALLTKALLVAEGPHLLPTDAGRELLATVAAEAAPLSARVWGGIPPEDLAAAGRVLALVTERADRELAALERATEV